A stretch of the Plasmodium berghei ANKA genome assembly, chromosome: 10 genome encodes the following:
- a CDS encoding 6-cysteine protein, translated as MKDHIKNVCFRKTLLISLLLIILKYTKYDYLEKENDEKQKYNSNISSPSLLRTYFDVYVNRKNTDVKTLKKLLKNVTISNNYLCMVKKVNINVYNKIFGNKMSKIILSNERKYGKNDLKKKCITTESSSCTFGEEKKRKKLFTDYEKINLYKNSNPLEDIDANGNTIKGFLFELFDIIVKIKKIVIDASNKMISVCLFNNDNYEENLFYIKNNKDYDEFHNYNSYKYYENPNINTYNMNKELYVYNEEYANKYLYSFIDISSDNLNVDFYQKSVQGEDRNIVPDIFKNKNAYNLSKDKKYDNHSKMNDGNKSNCGVSSDKTEKYIFDTETNRNIKLKKEQFLETNAKWNESKINQSNKLHKKNDEAKYRSIGRILAETQHENLVLSTDKDKEREIEREKERKHEMEWERERDRDRERERERERDRDRDRERERERERDRSRNENKPNDSEEKLLLIIKEHNGDSKSENPERGSGITVIEFSRTPQKKKKRSCTILAEKESENNSENNSQDVKQDKESNTSDKNSDDSNHDNPDSPVQNDIPEGNIKRPSRLIAEKESENNSENNSQDVKQDKESNTSDKNSDDSNHDNPDSPVQNDIPEGNIKRPSRLIAEKESENNSENNSQDVKQDKESNTSDKNSDDSNHDNPDSPVQNDIPEGNIKRPSRLIAEKESENNSENNSQDVKQDKESNTSDKNSDDSNHDNPDSPVQNDIPEGNIKRPSRLIAEKESENNSENNSENNSENNSENNSENNSQDVKQDKESNTSDKNSDDSNHDNPDSPVQNDIPEGNIKRPSRLIAEKESENNSENNSQDVKQDKESNTSDKNSDDSNHDNPDSPVQNDIPEGNIKRPSRLIAEKESENNSENNSQDVKQDKESNTSDKNSDDSNHDNPDSPVQNDIPEGNIKRPSRLIAEKESENNSENNSENNSENNSENNSENNSQDVKQDKESNTSDKNSDDSNHDNPDSPVQNDIPEGNIKRPSRLIAEKESENNSENNSQDVKQDKESNTSDKNSDDSNHDNPDSPVQNDIPEGNIKRPSRLIAEKESENNSENNSQDVKQDKESNTSDKNSDDSNHDNPDSPVQNDIPEGNIKRPSRLIAEKESENNSENNSENNSENNSQDVKQDKESNTSDKNSDDSNHDNPDSPVQNDIPEGNIKRPSRLIAEKESENNSENNSQDVKQDKESNTSDKNSDDSNHDNPDSPVQNDIPEGNIKRPSRLIAEKESENNSENNSENNSENNSENNSENNSENNSQDVKQDKESNTSDKNSDDSNHDNPDSPVQNDIPEGNIKRPSRLIAEKESENNSENNSENNSQDVKQDKESNTSDKNSDDSNHDNPDSPVQNDIPEGNIKRPSRLIAEKESENNSENNSQDVKQDKESNTSDKNSDDSNHDNPDSPVQNDIPEGNIKRPSRLIAEKESENNSENNSENNSENNSENNSENNSENNSENNSENNSQDVKQDKESNTSDKNSDDSNHDNPDSPVQNDIPEGNIKRPSRLIAEKESENNSENNSENNSQDMNKEFISGNNEANKRNFVENGQKGNVDEERKSMFEKIKKRKEKSRKNYYAYDIIEKMEYLNSLSDDEYCTNGSTHYRAQTGNVLGKHLRHPNTYNKYLDINLFFNEKPYQYRKGNYYFINPFPYSIIKMKKNEGLSNSEKIKYDGVYCYSLSFNNNSSLTYTIENLFRNVKPIEEIIPGTLTGFKSDDGYQKMLTPMFVEQDMFLHCAFKNEYDKMENKIASFPVKIFFKKNLNKTKGCSFQINKNGSIYKEYAEREPFLSKKVILNDENTSNECAITATNEIIGFQCGPPYKYYANDRNTSYMDNFFFNTVNNEDIKAVEYFKVEPAHCFEEVNANEHIENITPGSFPFPNFEMINGGLKSHHTRYIKLNIRNPNAVISCYCNYYNNGEIIYSGIMTINGKKNYNDQSDSAYPSQGINKTSDNAKGTGHKTTNLNKKSKIDNMENYDNDYKYFFNFLPYSNPYLMQYKKQPEYVVKNDFIYDNKHSNKNNDEFLKKNKNNLSDLKFPDNNKYIHDMDDNLRYKYDSRDSSVYPIREYDPENNFDSERLSDSYGHTFNDDYISPHSNSQYEENTYNSDDFFSNYDDVNIETEYEEFEPLKNNVTFQDNKSYEDKAQSIVVINKSKNVNVYIPKNKIKSKSKYTKDNEDIEDNKNKDSLLKYVLLTYEATPDENEKMNKKLKLFKEYFPSPPMHNIFIEEKENYNASNKIKSIFDIQEKSIESLSEEQINGEIEVSENDSTIDHNKSYNYNTNSNNHEDSNVDDNINDNTKTLIMNKILHDLFGHNEYDGNKEENTKNDKKIYQPKINTIENEEGDEEEEEEDLIEKNEELEKEGIIPRRKQ; from the coding sequence atgaaagatcatataaaaaatgtatgcTTTCGGAAAACTCTACTAATTTCACTACTgcttattatattaaaatacacaaaatatgattatttagaaaaagaaaatgatgaaaaacaaaaatacaACAGCAATATATCGTCACCAAGTTTACTAAGAACATATTTTGATGTATATGTCAATAGGAAAAATACGGATGTAAAGACATTGAAgaaattgttaaaaaatgttacgATTTCTAATAATTACCTTTGCATGGTGAAAAAGGTAAACATAAATGTttacaataaaatatttggtAATAAGATGagtaaaattatattgagCAACGAAAGAAAATATGgtaaaaatgatttaaaaaaaaagtgcaTTACTACTGAATCTTCATCGTGCACATTTggtgaagaaaaaaaaaggaaaaaattattcacagattatgaaaaaataaatttgtataaaaatagtaaccCCCTTGAGGATATTGACGCAAATGGAAATACAATTAAAGGTTTTCTTTTTGAACTATTTGatataattgtaaaaattaagaaaattGTAATAGATGCATCTAACAAAATGATTTCCGTGTGCCtatttaataatgataattacGAAGAAAACTTATtctacataaaaaataataaggaTTATGATGaatttcataattataattcttataaatattatgaaaatccaaatataaatacatacaACATGAATAAAGAattgtatgtatataatgaGGAATATgctaataaatatttatattcttttataGACATTTCATctgataatttaaatgtcgatttttatcaaaaatcTGTTCAAGGAGAAGATAGAAATATAGTTCCtgatatttttaagaataaaaatgcGTATAATTTATCTAAGGATAAAAAGTATGATAACCATAGTAAGATGAATGATGGAAATAAATCGAATTGTGGGGTTTCAAGTGACAAAAccgaaaaatatatattcgaCACTGAAACAAATAGAAACATAAAACTTAAAAAGGAACAATTTTTGGAAACAAATGCAAAATGGAATGAAAGCAAAATAAACCAATCAAACAAACtgcacaaaaaaaatgacgaAGCAAAATATAGGTCGATAGGAAGAATTTTAGCAGAAACTCAACATGAAAATTTAGTTTTAAGTACAGATAAAGATAAAGAAAGAGAAATAGAACGAGAAAAAGAAAGGAAACACGAAATGGAATGGGAAAGAGAAAGAGATAGAGATAGAGAAAGAGAAAGAGAAAGAGAAAGAGATAGAGATAGAGATAGAGAAAGAGAAAGAGAAAGAGAAAGAGATAGAAGtagaaatgaaaataaaccTAATGATTCGGAAGAAAAACTTTTGCTGATTATTAAAGAACATAATGGAGATTCTAAAAGTGAAAATCCCGAAAGGGGTAGTGGAATTACTGTAATAGAGTTTAGTCGTACaccacaaaaaaaaaaaaaaagatcaTGCACAATTTTAGCAGAAAAGGAATCTGAAAATAATAGCGAAAATAATAGTCAAGATGTAAAACAAGATAAAGAATCTAATACTTCTGATAAGAACAGTGATGATTCAAATCATGATAATCCCGATTCACCAGTTCAAAATGATATACCAGAGGGCAACATTAAAAGACCTTCTAGATTAATTGCAGAAAAGGAATCTGAAAATAATAGCGAAAATAATAGTCAAGATGTAAAACAAGATAAAGAATCTAATACTTCTGATAAGAACAGTGATGATTCAAATCATGATAATCCCGATTCACCAGTTCAAAATGATATACCAGAGGGCAACATTAAAAGACCTTCTAGATTAATTGCAGAAAAGGAATCTGAAAATAATAGCGAAAATAATAGTCAAGATGTAAAACAAGATAAAGAATCTAATACTTCTGATAAGAACAGTGATGATTCAAATCATGATAATCCCGATTCACCAGTTCAAAATGATATACCAGAGGGCAACATTAAAAGACCTTCTAGATTAATTGCAGAAAAGGAATCTGAAAATAATAGCGAAAATAATAGTCAAGATGTAAAACAAGATAAAGAATCTAATACTTCTGATAAGAACAGTGATGATTCAAATCATGATAATCCCGATTCACCAGTTCAAAATGATATACCAGAGGGCAACATTAAAAGACCTTCTAGATTAATTGCAGAAAAGGAATCTGAAAATAATAGCGAAAATAATAGCGAAAATAATAGCGAAAATAATAGCGAAAATAATAGCGAAAATAATAGTCAAGATGTAAAACAAGATAAAGAATCTAATACTTCTGATAAGAACAGTGATGATTCAAATCATGATAATCCCGATTCACCAGTTCAAAATGATATACCAGAGGGCAACATTAAAAGACCTTCTAGATTAATTGCAGAAAAGGAATCTGAAAATAATAGCGAAAATAATAGTCAAGATGTAAAACAAGATAAAGAATCTAATACTTCTGATAAGAACAGTGATGATTCAAATCATGATAATCCCGATTCACCAGTTCAAAATGATATACCAGAGGGCAACATTAAAAGACCTTCTAGATTAATTGCAGAAAAGGAATCTGAAAATAATAGCGAAAATAATAGTCAAGATGTAAAACAAGATAAAGAATCTAATACTTCTGATAAGAACAGTGATGATTCAAATCATGATAATCCCGATTCACCAGTTCAAAATGATATACCAGAGGGCAACATTAAAAGACCTTCTAGATTAATTGCAGAAAAGGAATCTGAAAATAATAGCGAAAATAATAGCGAAAATAATAGCGAAAATAATAGCGAAAATAATAGCGAAAATAATAGTCAAGATGTAAAACAAGATAAAGAATCTAATACTTCTGATAAGAACAGTGATGATTCAAATCATGATAATCCCGATTCACCAGTTCAAAATGATATACCAGAGGGCAACATTAAAAGACCTTCTAGATTAATTGCAGAAAAGGAATCTGAAAATAATAGCGAAAATAATAGTCAAGATGTAAAACAAGATAAAGAATCTAATACTTCTGATAAGAACAGTGATGATTCAAATCATGATAATCCCGATTCACCAGTTCAAAATGATATACCAGAGGGCAACATTAAAAGACCTTCTAGATTAATTGCAGAAAAGGAATCTGAAAATAATAGCGAAAATAATAGTCAAGATGTAAAACAAGATAAAGAATCTAATACTTCTGATAAGAACAGTGATGATTCAAATCATGATAATCCCGATTCACCAGTTCAAAATGATATACCAGAGGGCAACATTAAAAGACCTTCTAGATTAATTGCAGAAAAGGAATCTGAAAATAATAGCGAAAATAATAGCGAAAATAATAGCGAAAATAATAGTCAAGATGTAAAACAAGATAAAGAATCTAATACTTCTGATAAGAACAGTGATGATTCAAATCATGATAATCCCGATTCACCAGTTCAAAATGATATACCAGAGGGCAACATTAAAAGACCTTCTAGATTAATTGCAGAAAAGGAATCTGAAAATAATAGCGAAAATAATAGTCAAGATGTAAAACAAGATAAAGAATCTAATACTTCTGATAAGAACAGTGATGATTCAAATCATGATAATCCCGATTCACCAGTTCAAAATGATATACCAGAGGGCAACATTAAAAGACCTTCTAGATTAATTGCAGAAAAGGAATCTGAAAATAATAGCGAAAATAATAGCGAAAATAATAGCGAAAATAATAGCGAAAATAATAGCGAAAATAATAGCGAAAATAATAGTCAAGATGTAAAACAAGATAAAGAATCTAATACTTCTGATAAGAACAGTGATGATTCAAATCATGATAATCCCGATTCACCAGTTCAAAATGATATACCAGAGGGCAACATTAAAAGACCTTCTAGATTAATTGCAGAAAAGGAATCTGAAAATAATAGCGAAAATAATAGCGAAAATAATAGTCAAGATGTAAAACAAGATAAAGAATCTAATACTTCTGATAAGAACAGTGATGATTCAAATCATGATAATCCCGATTCACCAGTTCAAAATGATATACCAGAGGGCAACATTAAAAGACCTTCTAGATTAATTGCAGAAAAGGAATCTGAAAATAATAGCGAAAATAATAGTCAAGATGTAAAACAAGATAAAGAATCTAATACTTCTGATAAGAACAGTGATGATTCAAATCATGATAATCCCGATTCACCAGTTCAAAATGATATACCAGAGGGCAACATTAAAAGACCTTCTAGATTAATTGCAGAAAAGGAATCTGAAAATAATAGCGAAAATAATAGCGAAAATAATAGCGAAAATAATAGCGAAAATAATAGCGAAAATAATAGCGAAAATAATAGCGAAAATAATAGCGAAAATAATAGTCAAGATGTAAAACAAGATAAAGAATCTAATACTTCTGATAAGAACAGTGATGATTCAAATCATGATAATCCCGATTCACCAGTTCAAAATGATATACCAGAGGGCAACATTAAAAGACCTTCTAGATTAATTGCAGAAAAGGAATCTGAAAATAATAGCGAAAATAATAGCGAAAATAATAGTCAAGATATGAATAAAGAATTTATTTCCGGAAATAATGAAgcaaataaaagaaattttGTAGAAAATGGGCAAAAGGGGAACGTGGATGAAGAAAGGAAAAGCATGTTcgaaaagataaaaaagagaaaagaaaaatccagaaaaaattattatgcttatgatataattgaaaaaatggaatattTGAATTCGTTATCAGATGATGAATATTGTACGAATGGTAGTACCCATTATCGTGCACAAACTGGTAATGTTCTAGGAAAGCATTTGAGGCATCCTAATacttataataaatatttagatattaatttatttttcaatgaAAAGCCATATCAATATAGAAAAGgcaattattattttataaatccATTTCCATATAGTATTataaagatgaaaaaaaatgaaggaTTATCTAattcagaaaaaataaaatatgatggTGTCTATTGTTATTCTCTctcttttaataataattcttcATTAACATATACAATTGAAAACTTATTCAGAAATGTAAAACCAATAGAAGAAATAATACCAGGCACATTAACAGGTTTTAAAAGTGATGACGGATATCAAAAAATGCTTACTCCGATGTTTGTTGAACAGGATATGTTCTTACATTGTGCATTTAAGAatgaatatgataaaatggaaaataaaatagcaTCATTTCctgttaaaatattttttaaaaaaaatttgaacaAAACAAAAGGGTGTtcttttcaaataaataaaaatggttcgatatataaagaatatgCAGAAAGGGAACCATTTTTGAGtaaaaaagttatattgaatgatgaaaataccAGTAACGAATGCGCTATCACAGCTACAAATGAAATTATTGGATTTCAATGCGGACCCCCATACAAATATTATGCCAACGACAGAAATACGAGTTATATGgataactttttttttaatactgtgaataatgaagatataaaagctgttgaatattttaaagtTGAACCTGCACATTGTTTTGAAGAAGTTAATGCAAATGAgcatattgaaaatattaccCCAGGTAGTTTCCCTTTCCCGAACTTTGAAATGATAAATGGAGGTTTAAAATCACATCATACAAGGTATATAAAGTTAAACATAAGAAATCCAAATGCAGTTATATCATGTTATTGCaactattataataatggggaaataatttattcaGGTATAATGACTATAAatggtaaaaaaaattataatgatcAATCAGATTCGGCTTATCCATCTCAAGGcattaataaaacaagCGATAATGCAAAAGGAACTGGTCACAAAACAactaatttaaataaaaaaagtaaaattgataatatggaaaattatgataatgactataaatatttttttaatttcttgCCATATTCTAATCCATATCTCATGCAATATAAAAAGCAGCCTGAATACGTTGTGAAAAATGATTTcatatatgataataagCATAGcaacaaaaataatgatgaatttttaaaaaaaaataaaaataatttgtcCGACTTAAAATTCCCtgataataataagtaTATTCATGATATGGATGATAATTTAAGATATAAATACGATAGTAGAGATTCTAGCGTGTATCCAATCCGTGAATATGATccagaaaataattttgatagCGAAAGGTTGTCCGATTCTTATGGACATACTTTTAATGATGATTATATAAGTCCACATAGTAACTCACAATATGAggaaaatacatataactCAGATGACTTTTTCTCTAATTATGATGACGTTAATATTGAAACTGAATATGAAGAATTTGAACcattgaaaaataatgtaacTTTTCAAGATAATAAATCCTACGAAGATAAAGCTCAATCTATTGTAGTAATcaataaatcaaaaaatgttaatgtttatattcccaaaaataaaataaaaagtaaatcgaaatatacaaaagataatgaagatatagaagataataaaaataaagattcGCTCcttaaatatgtattattaacaTACGAAGCAACACcagatgaaaatgaaaaaatgaataaaaaattaaaattatttaaagaatATTTCCCGTCTCCACCaatgcataatatatttatagaagaaaaagaaaattataatgcatcaaataaaataaaaagtatatttgATATTCAAGAAAAATCAATAGAATCATTAAGTGAGGAACAAATCAATGGTGAAATAGAAGTATCTGAAAATGATTCTACTATAGATCATAATAAAtcttataattataatacaaatagCAACAATCACGAAGATAGTAATGttgatgataatattaatgacAATACAAAAACTCttattatgaataaaattttacatGATTTGTTTGGACATAATGAATACGATGGCaataaagaagaaaatacaaaaaacgacaagaaaatatatcaacctaaaattaatacaatagaaaatgaagaagGCGATGAAGAGGAAGA